A stretch of Vulpes vulpes isolate BD-2025 chromosome 4, VulVul3, whole genome shotgun sequence DNA encodes these proteins:
- the SPARCL1 gene encoding SPARC-like protein 1 isoform X4 has protein sequence MKTVLFFLYILGTAAAIPTNARFLSDHSKPTADSLSSIQQAEILVTPNNTAIPVLGVEDAENEKEIAVSIDHPNHEAEKSSVLKSKEENHDQSADQGQSYSQELGLQDEEESESDLSENLEYMPSERTLDLKEDMGEPQMKKLSENIDLLAPNTSSIVDPNHQESITKTEKEQEQPINDLHPQLNKSNKHSQDVSDQGNQEQDSNIPNGEGEEDPGEVGTHSNNQERERMFPKEHSNIKEEEDRTQSDDVLEESNQPTQVSKMQKDESEQGNQEQEEDSSNAEMEDETASKINKHNQDAEWQSQEEKPEVISNHEEIDKKTVSEALLVKPTEDGNIMPRNHGANDDGDDEPRHDASDDYEFIPSEAFIEAERSQSISYHLKYEEERERERARENGNVDASEPGEYQGAKKAESSLNEDESSYENNRMVHDVDSCMNFQCKRGHICKADQQGKPHCVCQDSVTCPPTKLLDQVCGTDNQTYASSCHLFATKCKLEGTKKGHQLQLDYFGACKSIPICTDFEVTQFPLRMRDWLKNILMQLYEQNPEHAGYLNEKQRNKVKKIYLDEKRLLAGDHSIDLLLRDFKKNYHMYVYPVHWQFGELDQHPMDRVLTHSELAPLRASLVPMEHCITRFFEECDPNKDKHITLEEWGHCFGIKEGKFIISPRRGSTL, from the exons TGAAGACTGtgctttttttcctatacattttGGGAACTGCGGCTGCAATCCCG aCAAATGCAAGGTTCCTGTCTGATCATTCCAAACCAACTGCTGATTCTTTGAGTTCCATCCAACAAGCTGAAATATTAGTAACACCTAACAACACTGCAATCCCTGTGTTAGGGGTTGAAGatgcagaaaatgaaaaggaaattgcAGTATCTATAGACCATCCCAACCATGAG gctgAAAAATCTTCAGTACTAAAGTCAAAGGAGGAAAATCATGACCAGTCAGCAGATCAGGGGCAGAGTTACAGCCAAGAGCTTGGATTACAGGatgaagaagaaagtgaaagtgaCTTAAGCGAGAATTTGGAGTATATGCCATCTGAACGTACATTGGACCTAAAAGAAGATATGGGTGAGCCTCAAATGAAAAAACTCTCAGAGAACATTGATCTCCTTGCTCCTAATACTAGTTCCATTGTAGATCCTAACCATCAAGAAAGcatcacaaaaacagaaaaagaacaagaacaaccAATAAATGATTTACATCCTCAGCTGAACAAGAGCAACAAGCATAGCCAAGATGTAAGTGATCAAGGAAACCAAGAGCAGGACTCAAATATTCCCaatggagaaggggaagaagaccCAGGTGAAGTTGGTACCCACAGCAATAaccaagaaagggagagaatgttTCCCAAGGAACATTCTAACATCAAGGAGGAGGAAGACCGTACCCAATCTGATGATGTTTTGGAAGAGTCCAATCAACCAACTCAAGTAAGCAAGATGCAGAAAGATGAATCTGAGCAGGGTAACCAAGAACAAGAAGAGGATAGTTCCAATGCAGAAATGGAAGATGAAACTGcatcaaaaattaataaacacaatCAAGATGCTGAATGGCAGAGCCAAGAAGAAAAACCTGAAGTTATCAGCAACCATGAGGAGATAGATAAAAAGACTGTTTCTGAGGCTCTGCTTGTGAAGCCTACTGAAGATGGTAACATCATGCCTAGAAATCATGGAgctaatgatgatggtgatgatgagcCCAGACACGATGCAAGTGATGACTATGAATTCATCCCAAGTGAGGCCTTTATAGAGGCCGAAAGATCTCAGTCCATTTCCTATCACCTCaaatatgaagaagaaagagaaagagaaagagcacgtgAGAATGGAAATGTGGATGCCAGTGAACCTGGAGAATACCAAGGG GCCAAGAAAGCAGAGAGCTCACTGAATGAAGACGAAAGTTCATATGAAAACAACAGAATGGTGCACGATGTTG ATTCTTGCATGAACTTCCAGTGTAAAAGGGGACACATTTGTAAGGCTGACCAACAGGGAAAACCCCACTGTGTTTGCCAAGATTCGGTGACTTGTCCTCCTACAAAACTCCTTGACCAA GTTTGTGGCACTGACAATCAGACCTATGCTAGCTCCTGTCATCTGTTTGCTACTAAATGTAAACTGGAAGGGACCAAAAAAGGGCACCAACTACAGCTGGATTATTTTGGAGCCTGCAAAT CTATTCCTATTTGTACAGACTTTGaagtgactcagtttcccctaaGGATGAGAGATTGGCTCAAGAATATTCTCATGCAACTTTATGAGCAAAACCCTGAACATGCTGGATAtctaaatgaaaagcaaagaaataaa GTCAAGAAAATTTACCTGGATGAAAAGAGGCTCTTGGCTGGGGACCATTCCATTGACCTTCTCTTAAGGGACTTTAAGAAAAACTACCACATGTATGTATATCCTGTGCACTGGCAGTTTGGTGAACTTGACCAACATCCTATGGACAG AGTCTTGACTCATTCTGAGCTTGCTCCTTTACGAGCTTCTCTGGTGCCCATGGAACACTGCATAACTCGCTTCTTTGAGGAGTGTGACCCCAACAAGGATAAGCACATCACCCTGGAGGAGTGGGGCCACTGCTTTGGAATTAAAGAAGGTAAATTCATCATCAGCCCAAGAAGAGGG tccacactttaa
- the SPARCL1 gene encoding SPARC-like protein 1 isoform X9 produces the protein MKTVLFFLYILGTAAAIPAEKSSVLKSKEENHDQSADQGQSYSQELGLQDEEESESDLSENLEYMPSERTLDLKEDMGEPQMKKLSENIDLLAPNTSSIVDPNHQESITKTEKEQEQPINDLHPQLNKSNKHSQDVSDQGNQEQDSNIPNGEGEEDPGEVGTHSNNQERERMFPKEHSNIKEEEDRTQSDDVLEESNQPTQVSKMQKDESEQGNQEQEEDSSNAEMEDETASKINKHNQDAEWQSQEEKPEVISNHEEIDKKTVSEALLVKPTEDGNIMPRNHGANDDGDDEPRHDASDDYEFIPSEAFIEAERSQSISYHLKYEEERERERARENGNVDASEPGEYQGAKKAESSLNEDESSYENNRMVHDVDSCMNFQCKRGHICKADQQGKPHCVCQDSVTCPPTKLLDQVCGTDNQTYASSCHLFATKCKLEGTKKGHQLQLDYFGACKSIPICTDFEVTQFPLRMRDWLKNILMQLYEQNPEHAGYLNEKQRNKVKKIYLDEKRLLAGDHSIDLLLRDFKKNYHMYVYPVHWQFGELDQHPMDRVLTHSELAPLRASLVPMEHCITRFFEECDPNKDKHITLEEWGHCFGIKEEDIDENLLF, from the exons TGAAGACTGtgctttttttcctatacattttGGGAACTGCGGCTGCAATCCCG gctgAAAAATCTTCAGTACTAAAGTCAAAGGAGGAAAATCATGACCAGTCAGCAGATCAGGGGCAGAGTTACAGCCAAGAGCTTGGATTACAGGatgaagaagaaagtgaaagtgaCTTAAGCGAGAATTTGGAGTATATGCCATCTGAACGTACATTGGACCTAAAAGAAGATATGGGTGAGCCTCAAATGAAAAAACTCTCAGAGAACATTGATCTCCTTGCTCCTAATACTAGTTCCATTGTAGATCCTAACCATCAAGAAAGcatcacaaaaacagaaaaagaacaagaacaaccAATAAATGATTTACATCCTCAGCTGAACAAGAGCAACAAGCATAGCCAAGATGTAAGTGATCAAGGAAACCAAGAGCAGGACTCAAATATTCCCaatggagaaggggaagaagaccCAGGTGAAGTTGGTACCCACAGCAATAaccaagaaagggagagaatgttTCCCAAGGAACATTCTAACATCAAGGAGGAGGAAGACCGTACCCAATCTGATGATGTTTTGGAAGAGTCCAATCAACCAACTCAAGTAAGCAAGATGCAGAAAGATGAATCTGAGCAGGGTAACCAAGAACAAGAAGAGGATAGTTCCAATGCAGAAATGGAAGATGAAACTGcatcaaaaattaataaacacaatCAAGATGCTGAATGGCAGAGCCAAGAAGAAAAACCTGAAGTTATCAGCAACCATGAGGAGATAGATAAAAAGACTGTTTCTGAGGCTCTGCTTGTGAAGCCTACTGAAGATGGTAACATCATGCCTAGAAATCATGGAgctaatgatgatggtgatgatgagcCCAGACACGATGCAAGTGATGACTATGAATTCATCCCAAGTGAGGCCTTTATAGAGGCCGAAAGATCTCAGTCCATTTCCTATCACCTCaaatatgaagaagaaagagaaagagaaagagcacgtgAGAATGGAAATGTGGATGCCAGTGAACCTGGAGAATACCAAGGG GCCAAGAAAGCAGAGAGCTCACTGAATGAAGACGAAAGTTCATATGAAAACAACAGAATGGTGCACGATGTTG ATTCTTGCATGAACTTCCAGTGTAAAAGGGGACACATTTGTAAGGCTGACCAACAGGGAAAACCCCACTGTGTTTGCCAAGATTCGGTGACTTGTCCTCCTACAAAACTCCTTGACCAA GTTTGTGGCACTGACAATCAGACCTATGCTAGCTCCTGTCATCTGTTTGCTACTAAATGTAAACTGGAAGGGACCAAAAAAGGGCACCAACTACAGCTGGATTATTTTGGAGCCTGCAAAT CTATTCCTATTTGTACAGACTTTGaagtgactcagtttcccctaaGGATGAGAGATTGGCTCAAGAATATTCTCATGCAACTTTATGAGCAAAACCCTGAACATGCTGGATAtctaaatgaaaagcaaagaaataaa GTCAAGAAAATTTACCTGGATGAAAAGAGGCTCTTGGCTGGGGACCATTCCATTGACCTTCTCTTAAGGGACTTTAAGAAAAACTACCACATGTATGTATATCCTGTGCACTGGCAGTTTGGTGAACTTGACCAACATCCTATGGACAG AGTCTTGACTCATTCTGAGCTTGCTCCTTTACGAGCTTCTCTGGTGCCCATGGAACACTGCATAACTCGCTTCTTTGAGGAGTGTGACCCCAACAAGGATAAGCACATCACCCTGGAGGAGTGGGGCCACTGCTTTGGAATTAAAGAAG aagACATAGATGAAAATCTCCTGTTTTGA
- the SPARCL1 gene encoding SPARC-like protein 1 isoform X8, with protein MKTVLFFLYILGTAAAIPAEKSSVLKSKEENHDQSADQGQSYSQELGLQDEEESESDLSENLEYMPSERTLDLKEDMGEPQMKKLSENIDLLAPNTSSIVDPNHQESITKTEKEQEQPINDLHPQLNKSNKHSQDVSDQGNQEQDSNIPNGEGEEDPGEVGTHSNNQERERMFPKEHSNIKEEEDRTQSDDVLEESNQPTQVSKMQKDESEQGNQEQEEDSSNAEMEDETASKINKHNQDAEWQSQEEKPEVISNHEEIDKKTVSEALLVKPTEDGNIMPRNHGANDDGDDEPRHDASDDYEFIPSEAFIEAERSQSISYHLKYEEERERERARENGNVDASEPGEYQGAKKAESSLNEDESSYENNRMVHDVDSCMNFQCKRGHICKADQQGKPHCVCQDSVTCPPTKLLDQVCGTDNQTYASSCHLFATKCKLEGTKKGHQLQLDYFGACKSIPICTDFEVTQFPLRMRDWLKNILMQLYEQNPEHAGYLNEKQRNKVKKIYLDEKRLLAGDHSIDLLLRDFKKNYHMYVYPVHWQFGELDQHPMDRVLTHSELAPLRASLVPMEHCITRFFEECDPNKDKHITLEEWGHCFGIKEDSAYKRNQMASS; from the exons TGAAGACTGtgctttttttcctatacattttGGGAACTGCGGCTGCAATCCCG gctgAAAAATCTTCAGTACTAAAGTCAAAGGAGGAAAATCATGACCAGTCAGCAGATCAGGGGCAGAGTTACAGCCAAGAGCTTGGATTACAGGatgaagaagaaagtgaaagtgaCTTAAGCGAGAATTTGGAGTATATGCCATCTGAACGTACATTGGACCTAAAAGAAGATATGGGTGAGCCTCAAATGAAAAAACTCTCAGAGAACATTGATCTCCTTGCTCCTAATACTAGTTCCATTGTAGATCCTAACCATCAAGAAAGcatcacaaaaacagaaaaagaacaagaacaaccAATAAATGATTTACATCCTCAGCTGAACAAGAGCAACAAGCATAGCCAAGATGTAAGTGATCAAGGAAACCAAGAGCAGGACTCAAATATTCCCaatggagaaggggaagaagaccCAGGTGAAGTTGGTACCCACAGCAATAaccaagaaagggagagaatgttTCCCAAGGAACATTCTAACATCAAGGAGGAGGAAGACCGTACCCAATCTGATGATGTTTTGGAAGAGTCCAATCAACCAACTCAAGTAAGCAAGATGCAGAAAGATGAATCTGAGCAGGGTAACCAAGAACAAGAAGAGGATAGTTCCAATGCAGAAATGGAAGATGAAACTGcatcaaaaattaataaacacaatCAAGATGCTGAATGGCAGAGCCAAGAAGAAAAACCTGAAGTTATCAGCAACCATGAGGAGATAGATAAAAAGACTGTTTCTGAGGCTCTGCTTGTGAAGCCTACTGAAGATGGTAACATCATGCCTAGAAATCATGGAgctaatgatgatggtgatgatgagcCCAGACACGATGCAAGTGATGACTATGAATTCATCCCAAGTGAGGCCTTTATAGAGGCCGAAAGATCTCAGTCCATTTCCTATCACCTCaaatatgaagaagaaagagaaagagaaagagcacgtgAGAATGGAAATGTGGATGCCAGTGAACCTGGAGAATACCAAGGG GCCAAGAAAGCAGAGAGCTCACTGAATGAAGACGAAAGTTCATATGAAAACAACAGAATGGTGCACGATGTTG ATTCTTGCATGAACTTCCAGTGTAAAAGGGGACACATTTGTAAGGCTGACCAACAGGGAAAACCCCACTGTGTTTGCCAAGATTCGGTGACTTGTCCTCCTACAAAACTCCTTGACCAA GTTTGTGGCACTGACAATCAGACCTATGCTAGCTCCTGTCATCTGTTTGCTACTAAATGTAAACTGGAAGGGACCAAAAAAGGGCACCAACTACAGCTGGATTATTTTGGAGCCTGCAAAT CTATTCCTATTTGTACAGACTTTGaagtgactcagtttcccctaaGGATGAGAGATTGGCTCAAGAATATTCTCATGCAACTTTATGAGCAAAACCCTGAACATGCTGGATAtctaaatgaaaagcaaagaaataaa GTCAAGAAAATTTACCTGGATGAAAAGAGGCTCTTGGCTGGGGACCATTCCATTGACCTTCTCTTAAGGGACTTTAAGAAAAACTACCACATGTATGTATATCCTGTGCACTGGCAGTTTGGTGAACTTGACCAACATCCTATGGACAG AGTCTTGACTCATTCTGAGCTTGCTCCTTTACGAGCTTCTCTGGTGCCCATGGAACACTGCATAACTCGCTTCTTTGAGGAGTGTGACCCCAACAAGGATAAGCACATCACCCTGGAGGAGTGGGGCCACTGCTTTGGAATTAAAGAAG attctgcgTATAAGCGAAACCAAATGGCATCTTCTTAA
- the SPARCL1 gene encoding SPARC-like protein 1 isoform X7 — MKTVLFFLYILGTAAAIPAEKSSVLKSKEENHDQSADQGQSYSQELGLQDEEESESDLSENLEYMPSERTLDLKEDMGEPQMKKLSENIDLLAPNTSSIVDPNHQESITKTEKEQEQPINDLHPQLNKSNKHSQDVSDQGNQEQDSNIPNGEGEEDPGEVGTHSNNQERERMFPKEHSNIKEEEDRTQSDDVLEESNQPTQVSKMQKDESEQGNQEQEEDSSNAEMEDETASKINKHNQDAEWQSQEEKPEVISNHEEIDKKTVSEALLVKPTEDGNIMPRNHGANDDGDDEPRHDASDDYEFIPSEAFIEAERSQSISYHLKYEEERERERARENGNVDASEPGEYQGAKKAESSLNEDESSYENNRMVHDVDSCMNFQCKRGHICKADQQGKPHCVCQDSVTCPPTKLLDQVCGTDNQTYASSCHLFATKCKLEGTKKGHQLQLDYFGACKSIPICTDFEVTQFPLRMRDWLKNILMQLYEQNPEHAGYLNEKQRNKVKKIYLDEKRLLAGDHSIDLLLRDFKKNYHMYVYPVHWQFGELDQHPMDRVLTHSELAPLRASLVPMEHCITRFFEECDPNKDKHITLEEWGHCFGIKEGKFIISPRRGSTL, encoded by the exons TGAAGACTGtgctttttttcctatacattttGGGAACTGCGGCTGCAATCCCG gctgAAAAATCTTCAGTACTAAAGTCAAAGGAGGAAAATCATGACCAGTCAGCAGATCAGGGGCAGAGTTACAGCCAAGAGCTTGGATTACAGGatgaagaagaaagtgaaagtgaCTTAAGCGAGAATTTGGAGTATATGCCATCTGAACGTACATTGGACCTAAAAGAAGATATGGGTGAGCCTCAAATGAAAAAACTCTCAGAGAACATTGATCTCCTTGCTCCTAATACTAGTTCCATTGTAGATCCTAACCATCAAGAAAGcatcacaaaaacagaaaaagaacaagaacaaccAATAAATGATTTACATCCTCAGCTGAACAAGAGCAACAAGCATAGCCAAGATGTAAGTGATCAAGGAAACCAAGAGCAGGACTCAAATATTCCCaatggagaaggggaagaagaccCAGGTGAAGTTGGTACCCACAGCAATAaccaagaaagggagagaatgttTCCCAAGGAACATTCTAACATCAAGGAGGAGGAAGACCGTACCCAATCTGATGATGTTTTGGAAGAGTCCAATCAACCAACTCAAGTAAGCAAGATGCAGAAAGATGAATCTGAGCAGGGTAACCAAGAACAAGAAGAGGATAGTTCCAATGCAGAAATGGAAGATGAAACTGcatcaaaaattaataaacacaatCAAGATGCTGAATGGCAGAGCCAAGAAGAAAAACCTGAAGTTATCAGCAACCATGAGGAGATAGATAAAAAGACTGTTTCTGAGGCTCTGCTTGTGAAGCCTACTGAAGATGGTAACATCATGCCTAGAAATCATGGAgctaatgatgatggtgatgatgagcCCAGACACGATGCAAGTGATGACTATGAATTCATCCCAAGTGAGGCCTTTATAGAGGCCGAAAGATCTCAGTCCATTTCCTATCACCTCaaatatgaagaagaaagagaaagagaaagagcacgtgAGAATGGAAATGTGGATGCCAGTGAACCTGGAGAATACCAAGGG GCCAAGAAAGCAGAGAGCTCACTGAATGAAGACGAAAGTTCATATGAAAACAACAGAATGGTGCACGATGTTG ATTCTTGCATGAACTTCCAGTGTAAAAGGGGACACATTTGTAAGGCTGACCAACAGGGAAAACCCCACTGTGTTTGCCAAGATTCGGTGACTTGTCCTCCTACAAAACTCCTTGACCAA GTTTGTGGCACTGACAATCAGACCTATGCTAGCTCCTGTCATCTGTTTGCTACTAAATGTAAACTGGAAGGGACCAAAAAAGGGCACCAACTACAGCTGGATTATTTTGGAGCCTGCAAAT CTATTCCTATTTGTACAGACTTTGaagtgactcagtttcccctaaGGATGAGAGATTGGCTCAAGAATATTCTCATGCAACTTTATGAGCAAAACCCTGAACATGCTGGATAtctaaatgaaaagcaaagaaataaa GTCAAGAAAATTTACCTGGATGAAAAGAGGCTCTTGGCTGGGGACCATTCCATTGACCTTCTCTTAAGGGACTTTAAGAAAAACTACCACATGTATGTATATCCTGTGCACTGGCAGTTTGGTGAACTTGACCAACATCCTATGGACAG AGTCTTGACTCATTCTGAGCTTGCTCCTTTACGAGCTTCTCTGGTGCCCATGGAACACTGCATAACTCGCTTCTTTGAGGAGTGTGACCCCAACAAGGATAAGCACATCACCCTGGAGGAGTGGGGCCACTGCTTTGGAATTAAAGAAGGTAAATTCATCATCAGCCCAAGAAGAGGG tccacactttaa